AAATCTAGAAAATTTGATTTTTTTGGTCTATTCTTCAGTTATATAAATGTGTTTCCAAATGTTGATTTAGCGTTGATTGGAACTGTTCAAATCCAAATACATTCATCACTAAATCCCGCAATGACTCTGGCTGATACATCAAAGAGTTGGGATACTTCTTAATCAGAATTTCGGTCAGTGTTTGTGCCAGTGCTTGGACATCATCAGGGTTGACAAGTGCCCCTAATTTACCATGACAGAGGGCATCTATTGCCCCATCTTGATTCCCTCCTAAAACAGCTTTGCCACAGGCTAATGCTTCTAAATAAACAATACCAAAGCCTTCGGCCTTACTCGGCATAGCAAAAACATCGCAGAGATTATAGTAATCACAGAGCTTTTCATCAGGTACAAACCCAGCTAAGGTGACACAATCTTGTAGTTTTAGTTCAGCAATTAGCTGCTCAATTCGGGGTTGATCACCTCCTTGTCCGACAATAATATAGTGAACGTTAGGAATAAATTGACGAATTTGGGGCATGGCTCTGATAATTTGGTCATACCCCTTGTATCGCTCCATTCCTGCTAATCGTCCAACAGTTAAGATCACAGGTTGTTCTGGTTTGAGTCTATATTGCTTGAGCAAATAATCAGGTTTTGGTGCGATCGCAAAGCGAGAAGCATCAAAGGTGTTGGGTAGGAGGGTGACTTTTTTGGGGTCGAGGTTTTGTTGCTGTAATAGGCGATCGCGTGTGTAGCTGCTGACGGCTAAAATTAAGTCTGCCTCCATCAGAGCTGTGATCAAAGCTGTGCTTTTAATATTCCAGGCTTCTATCCCATGAGCAACTACCCAGTAACGGATACCCGTTAAACGTTTGAGTAGCAGGGACGCCAGGGCAAAATTTAGATGCGTTGCTAGCACTAAGTCTGGTTTGTGTATCAGACCCTGGCCAATGATTTGGGCTGCAAAAAAGAGTGTGCGGACTTTGAGTGGTAAACGACCTGCAAAGTGAAATCGAGTTTGGGGTAAATAGGGGTTGCTGGGCGAGGTCTGAACGTCATGTTTGATAAACACATCATACTGACTGTCAGAATAAATATTTTGTAAAGCTTGAATAAAAAATGCTGAGTAGGTTTGGATACCACCATTAAAACTAAACAGGTGGGGTGTCCAGACATGTAAATGCTTGGATTTTGCTTGATTTGACATATTCGAGAGCGTGAATTAAACCCTGAGTCGCTTGAGTGTAACTATATTTGGAAACAATACCACGGCTGTTCTCTCCCCACGTTCGCAAGCGTTGACGGTCTGATAATGCTTGCTGTAGGCTATTAGCTAAGGCAGGTACATCACCAGCGGCAAAAATTAAACCATTTTGATAATTATGAATTAAGTCTTGGGCACAACCCACATGGTTGCTGACAATGACTGGACGACCCAAACACATTGCTTCATTAATAGCCAGTCCCCAAGTTTCTCCACTACCGTAGCTGGGTAAAACAAATAAATCAGCAGCTGCGTAAGTACGGGGCATTAATGTTTGGTTTTGAAAAGGAGCAAAGTGAATATTTGGGTATCCTGCTGCTGTTTTTTTTAGTTCTTTCTCTAATGGACCAGCACCTACAAATAACAGAGATACCTGAGAAATATTTGCTAACAAGAAAGCATTGAGCAAGTCCAAAGGACGTTTTTTCTCTTCGAGTTTACCTGCGAACAGAATTACTGCATGATCACAGGGAATCCCCAAACCTTGTTTCCATAGGAATGCCTGCTGATGAACTGTATCAGCTTCAGCCAAGAAGCGATTATTATCTACTGTATGGGGAGAAAAAAACAGACGCTCATCGGCAACATGATGATAGCGGAAATAATCATAGTTGGCTTTACCAACATAAAGGAAAGCCGCAAAGCGACGATATAGTTGGCTAATAACTTGCTGTCTTGCCCAAGATTTTACACCATTAGACGCTAGCAATCGATGAGAATCTCCACGGAATAACAACGGAGTTTTACCTGTATTCCATCTCCACAAAAAACGATAGATACTGGCATAGTTATAAATCATCAACAACACTGCTTCCGGGTTAAAATCTTGAATTTGTGAGACTAGCGATGGATTTTGTAAACCCCAAAAGTGATGAGTCCCAGGATGAGAACTGATATTAGGAACAAATTCATAATCATACCCACTCAGTAATGGGATATCCCATTGGATCTCCTGCTGGAAACCTACATCGATCTGCTTTGAAACACCGAAATCCCACAAATAAAAAACTTTCACAGCTAAACCTGCTGTGTTAGCCAGATAACTAAACCAAGGAGAATAATATTGAATTGGATGGGATATAACAATCGCCAGTTTTTTCATGGGCTAACTGAACTTGTTTTTCATGAGTAATCAGGAAAGTCCTAGAAATAAACCAAATAAATTAGCAAATCTTATGACCTGGGTAATCTTGCCTTTGGTTAGGGGCAGGTGAGACTCCCACCCCACAATAAATAGTTGAATATTTTTTAATTGAGAAGTCCCTAAACTGGAAATTTTGGTATTTTATGGTTCTTCATTAAGACTACCACAATCCCCAACAGCACCATACTGGATTGAAATAAAGCAGAAACGTATACTCCAGCACTATACTCAGTCTGAAAAGAAAACGCCAATAATAGCACAGCAAACAGTGATTGGGCTGAAAGAATCGGTGCATTCATCGACCAACGAGTGACTTTTCCGTATAAGGTTCCTAAAATTATGCCCAGTCCAGCACAGCCGAAAATACCAAAATTCGCATAAGATTCAGCCAGCAACCCCCAACCAATCGTCGTGCCATAAGTATTTTCACGTTTCTGCAATCCATAGTGAATGCTCAAGATATAAGTGCCTTCATGACTGCGAATTTTATTGGAATTAAGGAAACGGGGAATCAATAGCTGTGGTATAATAGCGTAAGTTTCTCCATATAAATAGGGAATTGGTTGCGGGCTTTTCTTCTGAGCTAAAAGGAGCATCTGAATTACACTGGAACGTTCTACAAAAGATGGACTTTTTTCTGACTTGGATGATGTATATGTCTCATCTTTCTTTTGCATCTTTTCTAAACTGTAACCAATCCATTCCCTATACCAGTCTCCATACTGCCAAGGTTGAACTATCGCTGGTTTTTTTGCTTCAAACCAATACTTGACACGCATCTCGCCCTTGCCTTGTTGCAAAAAAGATAGGCAGACAGCAACAATTAAAATCGCCAAAATTGGTACTCTTTTACGACCAATAATAAAGGCAGATGTAGATACCATAAAAGTAGAAGCAGCGCCTACAAGTAGTAAACCAACTGAATCTGCTAGCATGTAGGCAATCAGGAAAATTAAAAATAATCGTGACTGAGTTTTTGATAAAGTCCGGTTACCTAACTGATATGTCAACACAAAGCTAGCCAGGACAGTTAGTCCTAAAACAGCGCCACGAACAGCAGCAAATATACCTCCGTCTAGTAATAGCCATCCTCCGTTTTTAGACACATTGAAAATAACGGCTAGCGCCATAATTAATAAGAAAAATAAATTCCCCTTTTTACCGTTTAATGCCCGATAATGTTTGGGCAAAGGAGGAGGAAATTTAACCAATCGAAACCAAACTAAAGTCCCTAAGCCTAACAATCCACCAACAGTGAGGCTAGCAAATAAATGACTGTTAGGAGAATAAATCACTACTGACGTATGATTAGTCACCAAGGGTAAGGCATGAGTCCAAGTGTATGTGAGAGCAAACAAAGGAAAAATAGGCATTCCCAATGCTCGACCAGAACACCAAAGATAGCTGGGCATAAGTGCTGCCACAGTTATTAAGATTGCTGCCAATTTAGTGATTACCGAACTAGTCTCAGCCCGAAATTCATATACCAATAACGCCACAGCAATTAGCCAAAATACTTTCAGCAGATGTCGCTGTTGATATCGTTCAACGACGGGTAGCAAAGCTAATGACTGGTAAGTGCTTGGGTAAGACTGATTCATGGTCATTTACTCTTATCAGAAGTAGCAAGACACTGATCAAAAATATGGCATTGCTTCCTGGTCATTTCTCTTGCTGTGTAAGGTTTAAAGGCTGACCAGTTCGTTTTTGGTATAAATTGTTTTGGTATAGAAAGCAATCTGTGAATAGCAGTAATTACATCACCGAGCAAGTCATCTGGTTGGTTGTTGGAGCTAAAAGTTACAGATTCCCCAGCTTGACAGCGGTTGAGAATATCAACCACAGAACTCTGACAATGGAAAATCGCAAATATGGGTTTGCGAGCTAGAACGCAGGGGTAAAGTTTGGAAGCTGTATAACTAGAGTCATTGGAACCAATCAGGAGGATAGCATCACTGTCCGTGAGGACTTTTAGTGCTTCAAAGTAGGAAATGCGAACGGGATATTCGGTCACTAAATCACCAACACCAAGCTCTTGAGCAATTGGTTCTACTGTTTTGACAGCTAATTCTTTCGGCGCATAGCTGGTGCCAACAAAGTGTAACCGAATTGATTGCCATGCGTCGGGATTTTGACGGCGATCGCACTGAATACCCAAAAATAAGGCCCGCAACGCTAGGGCCATATCATCACCACCTCGACCTACGTAAACCCAGTGACGCTTACCATCATCAGGATTAAATATTGTTTGCTGAACCGGAAGTGAGGGGAGTGCTTCAAAATCTGCCTCTGGGGCACCAAAGGGTAGAACCGTAAACTGATCCGGGCGCAAGTGAGGATATCGCTGTTGTAGGATTTGCGGATAGCCTGGTGACACACTAATCACATGACTAACTGCCCCTAGGGCAACAGGTTCTAGTAGTTTAGCTTGCAGTTGAGAAAACCCATACTTCAAACTACCACCTGGAGGCGTTGCATGACTTGATTTTTGGTAGTAATCACTGAGCCAGGGATCTTGGAAGTCTAAAATGTAAGGAATACCAAAACGACGATACCAAATCCGCCCAAGCACCATCGAGATAAATATAGTTGTGGAAAAATATACCAAATCAAACTTTTGCTGTTGCAGAAGACGATTTCCCGCCCTGAGTAGCTGAGGAAAACATCGCAGACCCAGGCTACCCATACCAATTTTTCGAGTCTGTTGGATCGATAATGCTCCTGTACGTGTGACTGGGATATGCTGGGGAACTGTTTTTGCTAACAGTGGATCGTGAACTCCTTCCACTTCATCTGGTCGCACCGTCAGAATATGAGATTCCCAGCCAAATTCTTCCAAATAAGGCAAAGACATTCTCACCCTTTGGTGATCGGGGGCGTTAATTGGTGGGAAGTGGGGACTGATAATGAGAACTCGATGATTCATTATTTCAAGTATCAAGCGAATATAATTCGCGCCTACACAGAAATATTACGCTGGCAATGGCTAACAAAAAAGTTGAATGTTCAATAATAAGCAATCAACTCATCAGCATCTGACAACATTTTATCACTGACTGTTTGTAATTTGTAACCTAATGAAGTCAAAAAAGAAATGCATTGTGCATGAAGTTCATCACCGTGAGTTGCTAGGAATATAGTTGGATGAGCATTTACAATCATAGACTTAGCTCCTAAAAGAACTTTCATTTCTGCTCCTTCCACATCAATTTTGATGTAGTGGGGAGTAGGAATATCCCCTTTAGCAATTAGGTCATCTAGAGTAACTGTTCTAATCTCAAGAGTACCTTGTGGTGATAATTTCCCTTCAGATCTAGAACAATTGACTTCAAAATAAGCAATATCAGTAGTATCTGAAACTGCTGCTTCAATAACACTAACATTAGATATACGATTTAATCTCAGGTGCTGCTTCAGATAATCAACATTAGTGGGCATTGGTTCAAATGCAAATACCTTTCCTTGAGAACCAACTAAAGTTGAGGCTAGAAGTGTGTAAAATCCAACGTTTGCGCCCAGATCGAATACAATACTTCCCTCGATTATAGTTTGCTCAAACATAATTTGCTTATCGTATTCATAGCTGCCTAACCAACAGCCGTGTTGACTTGAACCTGTAATCCACTTTTTTCCCTTAAGTCTACCCTGTAAGATAGGTAAAATAGTTGTAGATGGAATTATTTTTAGGAGCAAGCGTAGAAGTTTTCCCATGAGAGATTGATTGGAAATTCCGGATACATTGATTGTCATTTTTTTTCTAATCAATTATTTGCTAAAATGATTTCTGAAAAATTATCTTGGCAGAAATAACCCGTTTGTATGTTCTGGCAATTCTTCAGCTAGATAGGGCTTACCTTGACTATTGAGGAAGTGACAGTAGTACCCAAAATTTGCTAAATACTCCCTAACTCGTTGCCCATTTTCACCAGCTAATTCTGCATAGATAGCTTTAATGCGCTGCTCTTTGAGTAAGACTTCTGCCCCTTGTAAAGCAGGAATCTCGTAGCCTTCTACGTCTAATTTCCACAAATGAACAGTTGTGAGCGAACGTGCTACCAACTCATCTGCTAGACGTACAATCTGAATCTCCTCACCTTCAGTCTCAGATATTTGGTTCCAAGCCCCGTGCCCAAAATTATCTCCAATACTCTGTAGGCGAAGTTTAGCCGTGGAGGCACCAAGACCAAATCGCAGAAGTTCTACAGGTAGGGCTTTATGGGCAGAGAGACACTCTGCTAGCCAGTTACCTGCTTCCCTCCCAGGTTCAAATGCTAATACTTTTCCCTGTGGAATCCATTGAGATAAATACATCAGCATTTGACCGATATTCGCTCCAGAATCTACAATAATTCCATCTTTTGGCAGGAATCTTGTAGCCCAGTTGATAAATCCTTCTCCCTCATATTTGCCATAAACAATCCAGCGATGAGTGGGATTTGTGAGATCAAGTTTCCAGGTAATTCCTGCTCCGGTTTTTA
The Gloeotrichia echinulata CP02 DNA segment above includes these coding regions:
- a CDS encoding glycosyltransferase, whose product is MSNQAKSKHLHVWTPHLFSFNGGIQTYSAFFIQALQNIYSDSQYDVFIKHDVQTSPSNPYLPQTRFHFAGRLPLKVRTLFFAAQIIGQGLIHKPDLVLATHLNFALASLLLKRLTGIRYWVVAHGIEAWNIKSTALITALMEADLILAVSSYTRDRLLQQQNLDPKKVTLLPNTFDASRFAIAPKPDYLLKQYRLKPEQPVILTVGRLAGMERYKGYDQIIRAMPQIRQFIPNVHYIIVGQGGDQPRIEQLIAELKLQDCVTLAGFVPDEKLCDYYNLCDVFAMPSKAEGFGIVYLEALACGKAVLGGNQDGAIDALCHGKLGALVNPDDVQALAQTLTEILIKKYPNSLMYQPESLRDLVMNVFGFEQFQSTLNQHLETHLYN
- a CDS encoding glycosyltransferase family 4 protein, with the protein product MKKLAIVISHPIQYYSPWFSYLANTAGLAVKVFYLWDFGVSKQIDVGFQQEIQWDIPLLSGYDYEFVPNISSHPGTHHFWGLQNPSLVSQIQDFNPEAVLLMIYNYASIYRFLWRWNTGKTPLLFRGDSHRLLASNGVKSWARQQVISQLYRRFAAFLYVGKANYDYFRYHHVADERLFFSPHTVDNNRFLAEADTVHQQAFLWKQGLGIPCDHAVILFAGKLEEKKRPLDLLNAFLLANISQVSLLFVGAGPLEKELKKTAAGYPNIHFAPFQNQTLMPRTYAAADLFVLPSYGSGETWGLAINEAMCLGRPVIVSNHVGCAQDLIHNYQNGLIFAAGDVPALANSLQQALSDRQRLRTWGENSRGIVSKYSYTQATQGLIHALEYVKSSKIQAFTCLDTPPV
- the wzy gene encoding O-antigen polysaccharide polymerase Wzy: MNQSYPSTYQSLALLPVVERYQQRHLLKVFWLIAVALLVYEFRAETSSVITKLAAILITVAALMPSYLWCSGRALGMPIFPLFALTYTWTHALPLVTNHTSVVIYSPNSHLFASLTVGGLLGLGTLVWFRLVKFPPPLPKHYRALNGKKGNLFFLLIMALAVIFNVSKNGGWLLLDGGIFAAVRGAVLGLTVLASFVLTYQLGNRTLSKTQSRLFLIFLIAYMLADSVGLLLVGAASTFMVSTSAFIIGRKRVPILAILIVAVCLSFLQQGKGEMRVKYWFEAKKPAIVQPWQYGDWYREWIGYSLEKMQKKDETYTSSKSEKSPSFVERSSVIQMLLLAQKKSPQPIPYLYGETYAIIPQLLIPRFLNSNKIRSHEGTYILSIHYGLQKRENTYGTTIGWGLLAESYANFGIFGCAGLGIILGTLYGKVTRWSMNAPILSAQSLFAVLLLAFSFQTEYSAGVYVSALFQSSMVLLGIVVVLMKNHKIPKFPV
- a CDS encoding glycosyltransferase; the encoded protein is MSLPYLEEFGWESHILTVRPDEVEGVHDPLLAKTVPQHIPVTRTGALSIQQTRKIGMGSLGLRCFPQLLRAGNRLLQQQKFDLVYFSTTIFISMVLGRIWYRRFGIPYILDFQDPWLSDYYQKSSHATPPGGSLKYGFSQLQAKLLEPVALGAVSHVISVSPGYPQILQQRYPHLRPDQFTVLPFGAPEADFEALPSLPVQQTIFNPDDGKRHWVYVGRGGDDMALALRALFLGIQCDRRQNPDAWQSIRLHFVGTSYAPKELAVKTVEPIAQELGVGDLVTEYPVRISYFEALKVLTDSDAILLIGSNDSSYTASKLYPCVLARKPIFAIFHCQSSVVDILNRCQAGESVTFSSNNQPDDLLGDVITAIHRLLSIPKQFIPKTNWSAFKPYTAREMTRKQCHIFDQCLATSDKSK
- a CDS encoding FkbM family methyltransferase, coding for MTINVSGISNQSLMGKLLRLLLKIIPSTTILPILQGRLKGKKWITGSSQHGCWLGSYEYDKQIMFEQTIIEGSIVFDLGANVGFYTLLASTLVGSQGKVFAFEPMPTNVDYLKQHLRLNRISNVSVIEAAVSDTTDIAYFEVNCSRSEGKLSPQGTLEIRTVTLDDLIAKGDIPTPHYIKIDVEGAEMKVLLGAKSMIVNAHPTIFLATHGDELHAQCISFLTSLGYKLQTVSDKMLSDADELIAYY
- a CDS encoding FkbM family methyltransferase, with amino-acid sequence MRTIALPLPLAWIQSLDFPHKLGICERMFGQTISSHGICWVKTGAGITWKLDLTNPTHRWIVYGKYEGEGFINWATRFLPKDGIIVDSGANIGQMLMYLSQWIPQGKVLAFEPGREAGNWLAECLSAHKALPVELLRFGLGASTAKLRLQSIGDNFGHGAWNQISETEGEEIQIVRLADELVARSLTTVHLWKLDVEGYEIPALQGAEVLLKEQRIKAIYAELAGENGQRVREYLANFGYYCHFLNSQGKPYLAEELPEHTNGLFLPR